A single Candidatus Rubidus massiliensis DNA region contains:
- the aceA gene encoding Isocitrate lyase produces MNNWDSKRWNGIKRPYKWEDVLKLRGTIAIDYTLAKKGAEKLWKLLSEEKFIRALGAMTGSQAVQQVQAGLKAIYVSGWQVAGDANDALQTYPDQSLYPTLSVPHLIKRINNALIRADQIQHLNKSGNIDWLTPIVADAEAGFGGPLNTFELVKAMIEEGAAAIHLEDQLSSLKKCGHMGGKVLVPAAEFIEKLITARLAMDVLDVPTLLIARTDAEAAGYIRSDSDPVDQPFLTNDRSYEGFYKLKSGIEYAVARANAFAPYADLVWCETSKPDIGQAREFAQGVHEKFPGKWLAYNCSPSFNWKKFIDEKSLRSFQDELADMGYKFQFITLAGFHTLNESMFSLAHDYTKDGMAAYAKVQEREFALEKDGYKATKHQSFVGAGYFDEIMSIITENLTSASALKNSTEEDQFHQK; encoded by the coding sequence ATGAACAATTGGGATAGCAAACGTTGGAACGGTATCAAAAGACCTTATAAATGGGAAGATGTACTCAAATTGCGCGGTACTATAGCAATAGATTACACTCTTGCTAAAAAAGGCGCAGAAAAGCTTTGGAAACTTCTGTCAGAAGAAAAATTTATCAGAGCACTTGGAGCGATGACAGGCTCACAAGCAGTACAGCAGGTACAAGCTGGTTTAAAAGCCATATATGTCAGTGGTTGGCAGGTAGCCGGCGATGCGAATGACGCTTTACAAACTTATCCCGATCAAAGCTTATATCCAACACTTAGCGTCCCTCATTTAATCAAAAGAATAAACAATGCTTTAATTCGCGCTGATCAAATTCAACATTTAAATAAAAGTGGGAATATAGACTGGTTAACGCCTATTGTAGCTGATGCTGAAGCTGGATTTGGAGGACCTTTAAATACATTTGAACTTGTAAAGGCAATGATTGAAGAAGGGGCTGCTGCGATTCACCTTGAAGACCAACTATCTTCTTTAAAAAAATGTGGTCACATGGGTGGTAAAGTTTTAGTGCCAGCTGCTGAATTTATTGAAAAGCTTATTACAGCAAGACTTGCCATGGATGTACTTGATGTACCAACTTTATTAATAGCTAGAACTGACGCAGAAGCTGCAGGCTACATACGATCAGATTCTGACCCTGTCGACCAACCATTTTTAACAAACGACAGATCCTATGAAGGCTTTTATAAATTAAAGTCTGGCATTGAATATGCAGTAGCGAGAGCCAATGCTTTTGCGCCTTATGCTGATCTTGTTTGGTGTGAAACGAGTAAACCTGACATTGGACAAGCTCGCGAATTTGCACAAGGAGTGCATGAAAAATTTCCAGGTAAATGGCTTGCCTACAACTGCTCCCCTTCTTTTAATTGGAAAAAATTTATTGATGAAAAAAGTTTACGCTCTTTTCAAGATGAACTTGCTGACATGGGGTATAAATTCCAATTCATTACATTAGCTGGTTTTCATACCCTAAATGAAAGTATGTTTTCTTTGGCGCATGATTACACGAAAGATGGGATGGCAGCCTATGCAAAAGTGCAAGAAAGGGAATTTGCTTTAGAAAAAGATGGTTATAAAGCTACTAAGCACCAAAGCTTCGTTGGAGCTGGCTACTTTGACGAAATTATGTCGATCATAACTGAAAATCTAACATCAGCTTCAGCCTTAAAAAATTCTACAGAAGAAGACCAATTCCATCAAAAATAA
- the aceB gene encoding Malate synthase A, translating into MEKTIKITGRMTPEYEKILTKEAQEFLVNLHQHFNEERKQLLEDRKFIEKKIENGWNPDFLEETKEIREDLSWKVAPLPHDLQKRWVEITGPTDKKMVINALNSGADVFMADFEDANSPIWENMIEGQVNLHEAVNHTLRFTSKEGKEYTLSSKIAVLMVRPRGWHLEETHFQINGQNISGSLFDFGLFLFHNAKILFGKGGGAYFYLPKLENHKEARLWAKVFAFSEQYLNLTAGSIKATVLLETILAAFEMDEILYELRDYSAGLNAGRWDYIFSAIKKFKNRSDAIFPDRSQITMTVPFMRSYTQLLVQTCHKRGAHAIGGMAAFIPSRKDPAINEVALKKVEEDKLREANAGFDGTWVAHPDLVPLARSIFEDVLKGANHQRSRLSDVLISANDLLNFKIPGGTITEDGVKSNVSVALQYIYSWKKGVGAVGINNLMEDTATAEISRAQLWQWLHHNIQTKEGYPITPTYYKKITDREIEQLTAKGFNLNDLHHAKRLLDTLVEKKEFIDFLTLVQE; encoded by the coding sequence ATGGAAAAGACAATCAAAATTACCGGTCGCATGACGCCTGAATATGAAAAAATCTTAACTAAAGAAGCTCAAGAGTTTTTAGTTAACCTTCACCAGCATTTTAATGAGGAAAGAAAACAATTATTAGAAGATCGAAAATTCATCGAAAAGAAAATAGAGAATGGTTGGAATCCAGATTTTTTAGAAGAAACCAAAGAAATAAGAGAAGATCTTAGCTGGAAAGTAGCTCCTCTACCTCATGATTTACAAAAAAGATGGGTTGAAATTACAGGACCAACTGATAAGAAAATGGTGATTAATGCTTTGAATTCGGGAGCCGATGTCTTCATGGCAGATTTTGAAGATGCCAACTCCCCTATCTGGGAAAATATGATTGAAGGACAAGTGAACTTGCATGAAGCGGTCAATCACACACTTCGATTCACTTCCAAAGAAGGGAAAGAATACACATTAAGCAGCAAAATAGCCGTTTTAATGGTAAGACCTCGCGGTTGGCATTTGGAAGAAACCCATTTTCAAATCAATGGGCAAAACATTTCTGGTTCTTTATTTGATTTTGGCCTTTTCTTATTTCACAATGCCAAGATACTTTTTGGAAAAGGTGGCGGAGCTTACTTTTATTTACCAAAATTAGAAAATCATAAAGAAGCTAGACTTTGGGCTAAAGTTTTTGCATTTTCAGAACAATATTTAAACCTCACCGCTGGGTCAATTAAAGCAACAGTCTTGTTAGAGACGATTCTTGCAGCTTTTGAAATGGATGAGATCCTGTATGAATTGCGCGATTATTCAGCTGGATTAAATGCTGGACGATGGGATTATATTTTTAGTGCTATAAAAAAATTCAAAAACCGATCTGATGCTATTTTCCCTGACCGCTCCCAAATTACTATGACAGTACCTTTTATGCGCTCTTACACTCAACTCCTAGTACAAACTTGTCATAAAAGAGGAGCCCATGCCATTGGTGGAATGGCCGCCTTTATCCCTAGCAGAAAAGATCCCGCAATCAATGAAGTAGCTTTAAAAAAGGTTGAGGAAGACAAATTACGAGAGGCAAATGCTGGTTTTGACGGCACATGGGTGGCACACCCTGATTTAGTCCCTCTTGCTAGATCTATCTTTGAAGATGTATTAAAGGGAGCGAATCACCAACGTAGTCGTTTATCAGATGTGTTAATTTCAGCTAACGATTTATTAAATTTTAAAATACCTGGTGGCACAATCACAGAAGATGGGGTTAAATCAAATGTTTCTGTTGCCTTACAATACATTTATTCCTGGAAAAAAGGTGTTGGGGCTGTAGGGATTAACAATCTTATGGAAGATACTGCAACAGCTGAAATTTCTCGTGCCCAACTTTGGCAATGGCTACATCACAACATTCAAACGAAAGAAGGGTATCCCATTACTCCAACTTATTATAAAAAAATAACAGATAGAGAGATCGAACAATTAACTGCCAAAGGATTTAATTTAAACGATCTACATCATGCCAAAAGATTATTGGATACTTTGGTAGAAAAAAAAGAATTTATAGATTTTTTAACCCTTGTACAAGAGTAA